The Candidatus Scalindua japonica genome includes a region encoding these proteins:
- a CDS encoding sigma-54 dependent transcriptional regulator, translated as MKAKILIIDDEKSIRITVKEFLLKEGHDVFEAESFEETIQIIDKEHIDVVLSDIVLKEKSGIDILRNVNEKRLNCPVIMFTGVRSIDSASEAVRLGAFDYIAKPLEKERLLRVVNLALSHKTLVDERNRNHANLKAIFLSVKDAIIAVDMDLRIIEINEGARNICGIECEDALGMTLEDSIRGLCCGHCIEAINKTILEKLPVETHRTECEHKEHQGQLVSLNTYPLIDEKDGRFGCVMVVKDETHVSNLEKEMGKRQRFFKITGDSIKMQRIYSLMENLYNIDTTVLITGESGTGKGLIAEALHYGGIRSHGPFVKVDCSALTETLLESELFGHTKGAFTGAVKDKIGRFKKADGGTLFLDEIGDVSLGVQQRLLRVIQDKEFECVGDSTPVKVDVRIVTATNQNLKEKVRRGKFREDLYYRLKVVTLSPPPLRDRIEDIPLLVDNFVEKFNHKLKKSISTISNDVYKIFMEYEWPGNIRELENALEHSFVVCNTGVITVKDLPIELREKISFHVIDEKSEECYRVLQVLEKTNWNKTTTAKLLGLSRRTVYNKIKECNLHPEKPSI; from the coding sequence ATGAAAGCAAAAATTCTGATAATTGATGATGAGAAATCAATTAGAATAACCGTCAAGGAATTTCTATTAAAAGAAGGACATGACGTATTTGAGGCTGAGAGTTTTGAAGAGACGATACAAATAATTGATAAGGAACACATTGATGTCGTTTTATCTGATATAGTTTTAAAGGAAAAGAGTGGCATTGATATCTTGAGAAATGTTAACGAAAAACGCTTAAACTGTCCTGTCATTATGTTTACGGGAGTCCGGAGTATAGATTCCGCTTCTGAAGCAGTTCGTCTCGGCGCATTCGACTATATAGCAAAACCACTGGAAAAAGAGAGACTGTTACGTGTTGTCAACCTGGCTTTAAGTCATAAAACTCTGGTTGATGAAAGAAACAGGAATCATGCCAATCTAAAAGCCATTTTTTTGAGTGTCAAAGATGCCATCATCGCCGTTGATATGGATTTAAGGATTATTGAGATCAATGAAGGCGCCAGGAATATTTGCGGCATTGAGTGTGAAGATGCCCTGGGTATGACATTAGAAGATTCTATTCGAGGATTGTGTTGTGGTCACTGTATTGAGGCAATTAATAAGACCATTTTAGAGAAGCTGCCTGTAGAAACACATCGAACAGAATGTGAACATAAAGAGCATCAAGGACAGTTGGTAAGCCTGAATACATATCCTCTAATAGATGAGAAAGATGGCCGCTTTGGTTGCGTTATGGTAGTTAAAGATGAAACTCATGTGTCAAATTTAGAAAAGGAGATGGGAAAGCGACAACGTTTTTTCAAGATTACAGGCGATAGTATAAAAATGCAGAGGATTTATTCCTTGATGGAGAATTTATATAATATTGATACAACAGTACTCATTACCGGAGAAAGTGGCACTGGGAAAGGACTGATAGCAGAAGCACTGCATTACGGCGGAATTCGTAGTCACGGGCCGTTTGTAAAGGTAGATTGTTCCGCACTGACAGAAACACTTCTTGAAAGTGAACTTTTCGGACATACTAAAGGCGCTTTTACCGGTGCTGTTAAAGATAAAATTGGCAGGTTCAAGAAAGCAGATGGAGGGACACTCTTTCTGGACGAAATTGGTGACGTCTCTTTAGGTGTGCAGCAAAGACTACTCAGGGTCATTCAGGATAAAGAATTTGAGTGTGTTGGTGACTCAACGCCAGTTAAGGTAGATGTGCGAATCGTAACGGCAACTAATCAAAACCTTAAAGAGAAAGTCAGACGGGGGAAATTCCGAGAAGATCTTTATTATAGGTTGAAGGTAGTAACCCTTTCTCCACCGCCACTGAGAGACAGGATAGAAGATATCCCTCTACTTGTAGATAACTTTGTTGAAAAATTCAACCACAAGTTAAAAAAGAGTATTAGCACTATATCTAACGACGTTTATAAGATATTTATGGAATATGAGTGGCCGGGAAATATCAGAGAACTAGAGAATGCATTAGAGCACTCCTTTGTTGTCTGCAATACTGGAGTCATTACCGTTAAAGACCTTCCGATTGAACTGAGAGAGAAAATATCTTTTCACGTTATTGACGAAAAGAGTGAAGAGTGTTACCGGGTTTTACAGGTATTGGAAAAAACAAATTGGAACAAGACAACTACCGCTAAATTATTGGGTTTATCCCGAAGGACTGTCTACAACAAAATCAAAGAATGTAATTTGCATCCTGAAAAGCCCTCAATTTAA
- a CDS encoding PAS domain S-box protein: MIPTENLSDKEVRKLAYELQVHQIELETQNEELRRDQAELEESHNRYYDFYNNSPVGYFTISEDDVIRDVNLTGALMLGMEQSLLIKKQLTSFINREDQDKYYLYKKHIFTIKKCKLFGLNMDKRDGTTLYVQLSSTLECNSDENLKQCRLIMTDITELKCIEKGLIKSETKYRNLIETAEDAIVCDLNQTITEWNKSAERIFGYSKREIIGQSIKTLIPEKYRNEYDTGVEQYLKTGGARIIGRTTELSGITKDGVEIPIEISITDQKLGNESQLSTAIIRDITERKRVEAEINKLSMAIKESPGIFMIIDAKGNIEFVNPKFTQLTGFRPEEVIGRNPRILKSGETSNEEYKRLWETITAGGTWHGEFHNKKKDGELYWESVSITSMKGPDGVITNFIKVAEDITARKEVTKALRLSEEKYRVLLQAIPDIVYTIDMDGYFTFVNDSIRMFGYEPEGLIGKHFNIILHPDDIELFSRDIFLEKLKNRKNKNKLNLVFFDERRTKDRMTRNLEIRLLYNALERGGSNSKEVEIPEFLVCEATATGYYEKDDNRKHNKLIGTLGIIRDITEKRKFQVEAIRMEQMVLVLEMAAGLSHEINNPINGIINCAQLIMDECGDNNRLGKFSNIIIDESRRIAMLTKNLLCLSVRTIGKKDDIHIDEALYNTLTLMMVQLKRENLIVKCNISKDLPEIYGNSQELQQVFLNLVQNARFALNEKYPGKDVGKILEISGKKIAIKNREYVRFIFHDHGIGIPNEIIGNVTTPFFTNKQSSIGTGLGLGICQKIIDNHRGKMTLESVEGKFTKIIIDLPVTK, encoded by the coding sequence ATGATTCCAACAGAGAACCTGTCAGATAAAGAAGTTCGTAAACTGGCATACGAACTTCAGGTGCACCAGATAGAGCTTGAGACACAAAATGAAGAACTTCGAAGAGATCAGGCTGAACTTGAAGAGTCCCATAATAGATATTATGATTTTTATAATAATTCTCCAGTTGGATACTTTACAATAAGTGAGGATGATGTAATTCGGGACGTTAATTTAACAGGCGCTTTGATGCTGGGAATGGAACAAAGTCTATTGATAAAAAAGCAACTGACATCATTCATCAACAGAGAAGATCAGGATAAATATTATCTGTATAAAAAGCATATTTTTACAATAAAAAAATGTAAATTGTTTGGGTTAAATATGGATAAGAGAGACGGTACAACACTCTACGTGCAACTTTCATCTACACTTGAATGTAATTCAGATGAAAATTTGAAGCAATGCAGGTTAATAATGACTGATATTACTGAACTGAAATGTATAGAGAAAGGGCTGATTAAATCTGAAACAAAATATCGTAATCTGATAGAAACTGCGGAAGACGCAATTGTTTGTGATCTCAATCAAACAATTACCGAATGGAACAAATCAGCGGAGAGGATCTTTGGATATTCAAAACGTGAAATTATTGGACAATCGATAAAAACTCTTATTCCTGAAAAATATAGAAATGAGTATGATACAGGAGTAGAGCAATATTTGAAGACAGGTGGGGCCAGAATAATAGGCAGAACAACAGAACTTTCAGGAATCACGAAAGACGGTGTTGAAATACCAATAGAAATATCTATTACCGATCAAAAGCTTGGAAACGAATCCCAGCTATCTACGGCAATTATCCGAGACATCACCGAGCGCAAACGAGTTGAGGCGGAGATAAACAAGTTATCTATGGCAATAAAAGAGAGTCCAGGAATTTTTATGATTATAGACGCCAAAGGTAACATTGAATTTGTTAATCCCAAATTTACCCAACTGACCGGTTTTCGTCCGGAAGAAGTAATTGGACGTAACCCCCGCATCTTAAAATCAGGTGAAACATCAAACGAAGAATATAAACGACTTTGGGAAACTATTACTGCCGGTGGAACATGGCACGGTGAATTTCATAATAAGAAAAAGGATGGTGAACTCTATTGGGAGTCTGTATCCATCACTTCTATGAAAGGCCCTGACGGAGTTATTACTAATTTCATTAAAGTGGCGGAGGACATCACCGCTCGTAAGGAGGTGACTAAGGCATTAAGGCTTAGCGAGGAAAAATACAGGGTCCTTTTACAGGCCATTCCCGATATAGTCTATACAATCGACATGGATGGATATTTTACATTTGTAAATGATTCGATCAGAATGTTTGGTTATGAACCGGAAGGTCTTATAGGAAAACATTTTAACATTATATTACATCCCGATGATATTGAATTATTCAGCAGGGATATTTTCTTAGAAAAACTAAAAAACAGAAAAAATAAAAATAAACTTAATTTGGTTTTTTTTGATGAAAGAAGGACTAAAGATCGAATGACAAGAAACCTGGAGATCCGGTTGTTATATAATGCCCTGGAGAGAGGAGGAAGTAATAGCAAGGAGGTCGAAATACCTGAATTTTTAGTTTGCGAAGCTACAGCCACGGGTTATTATGAAAAAGATGACAATAGGAAGCATAATAAATTAATTGGAACATTGGGGATTATAAGGGACATCACTGAGAAAAGAAAGTTCCAGGTAGAAGCAATACGAATGGAGCAGATGGTTTTAGTTTTAGAGATGGCAGCGGGTTTATCACATGAGATCAACAATCCTATTAATGGTATAATAAATTGCGCGCAACTTATTATGGATGAATGTGGTGATAATAATAGATTAGGTAAGTTTAGCAATATCATTATTGACGAAAGTCGACGTATAGCAATGTTAACCAAAAACCTTCTTTGTTTATCTGTGAGGACGATTGGAAAAAAAGATGATATTCACATTGATGAAGCTTTGTATAATACTTTAACACTTATGATGGTACAGTTGAAAAGAGAGAATCTTATCGTAAAATGTAATATTTCAAAAGATTTACCTGAAATATATGGAAATAGTCAAGAGCTTCAGCAGGTTTTCTTGAATCTTGTGCAAAATGCGCGATTTGCCTTAAATGAAAAGTATCCCGGTAAAGACGTGGGTAAAATACTTGAAATTTCAGGTAAAAAAATCGCAATAAAGAACAGAGAATATGTCCGTTTTATATTCCATGATCATGGAATCGGAATACCGAATGAAATAATAGGTAATGTCACAACACCCTTTTTTACTAATAAACAGAGTTCTATAGGAACAGGCCTGGGTTTGGGTATTTGTCAAAAGATAATTGACAACCATCGAGGTAAGATGACCCTTGAAAGCGTAGAAGGAAAATTTACTAAGATCATCATTGATCTACCGGTAACAAAATAA